The genomic interval aagttgacttgattatgagattagctagttttctatactaacttttatctacTTTGGTATTATCTTGCTATAGTGGTGAAGTTTGAATCTGTAATGCCGATAGATTCTGATAGTTATGTTTAATGATTGCTTCTTCTAATATACTAGCCATCTGAGGTATCACATAACTTCATACTTATCATAGcattgattattccagccatatTCATGCCCTCAATATTGTAGCCGTCTttaattcaccaaaaaaaaatatctcaacttcttaattgtacttttaaaacttttaaatctcttaaacatacattccaatactaattatttacttaagactataccatatatgtattaaaacatagaaagcacactaataacccctttaaaataagttcaacCCTACCATGGCTTATCGTagcctaattatttattatctgTTGACTATTAACAATAAGTCAACCATACCAATCTCATAATGTATTGATCATCCAAGTTATcagggtaaggatactatatGTATAATGTAACGTCTCcgtttcaagcctccattgggtccttacacccacggactaatggctcttatacacgagtacgccactctggctgcttcctggattgatgactgaccctacagaccaacacgagtgttttcagcgtgctttgtcctcactcacacgcatcctgggaaaacttcccaggaggtcacccatccttgaaattgctccaggccaagcacgcttaactatggagttctttcgagatgggctaccgaaaaacaagatgcaccttgttgatataggtagtaccaatcaatccatttaagctctctttaactgtgtagtcccatacctacacagtctcagaatcatcccactagactttccccaggcgatgtgggattgcacagcttacccggtatttccccttacggatcacgggactactgactgtcacatataatttgcaaactatgccgaacagaccttactctgtccatcactattatacctcctatacccctacttgtatttgatttattactggagactcactatttataattccttagtcagggattttttattcttacttcCCATACTACCTTTAAGCACAAGTCAATAATTCGTTCAAGCGTCTCATTTTACATCCAAACGCCACCAAATTATCAATACCTATCTTGTTTTTTTCTACTTCTaactttttgcactttcaattggacaagacttagtagtgtgcaataagttagttattgtcagcttgagagagtccttccaaagatctctatcactggctttttagattgagaaaaatatctaatatttttccctttttttttgctcttaacaATTTTAGCTTTTGACAAATCCATAGTCATTTTCTTCTCGGGCACTATAGGGCCTAGAAACACCATCTCTTTTCGGCGGTTTGGACTTTGTGAGTTTTCCTCTTAGTTTCTCATTAgatgacactccaacatacttatactattgcccataatataagtcgtaattggattgtagtatcctttgcttacgttgtgccttgaattcatttatgttgcatgagtgtattttctaatcccaacacttatcaaaaacttgtatagtccttgacatgccatgacattcttcaatatatgttactttggtcctaattgtgtctcacttttttttcctgtctctaagtgaggctttcctaacattttctcattgagctatactccacaccattgttgttgtatcagtgagtatttggaatctagggatgtcacccttgaatgctaattcctcctctttctcaagttttgaatttgcAATCTACTCTCTATAGTTGTTTGTTGTACACACACTGTTGCATCCACAATCTCTTAATTGTGTAGTTGTGATCAATTCCGAGTAGTCACCCTCTTAGTTGtctctcattcatgttgtacccaaattgttagccgtgcctggacttttttttttgtctttctcctttgaaaatgtctctgtcgaaaccatacacatttttctctattgtctcctccaccaagtagatgaccttgagtttaaagtttacaactttccttcggtaatctaatatttgttgatgctctgcttatctcttagtgtttaagataccttcataagttattacctctagtaattttatcatgtctctttctaacttcttattttggattctattcagcaccttacactcctttctatatgatggcatcgtcctctcctgactcatttctataacatacttatctccaatgtctttgcatacagtactcatacttcttaccatctaacttaggagtgtgtaacttatagaatatccaacaagatagtaccttctccttaaagatctattatttcatccttcttaataagtaggtttcgtaaattatactgtcccagtctggtataacgtctactattctaagtcatccctacttcctatatgttgggcttccattcatggataggtgtagagaccgcttcttcaaccattcatagataggtgaaaatatatgcgtcggtacttagttggctattggtacatttcattatgtgcttcaagttccactactagtgttggtgatcTTTTGTTGAGCTGTGAAAACTCTTGACAAATTGTCTTAGTCATGCTCGTAGTCCTTCCAAtacctctattagatcgttagccttaactatTATTGGGTTCTACGGAACATCAACCATACgtgggtcagcggaacacacatccttagcccccacctctattggtcgttcctttcacattgattctaactgatcttctagtttcatgtgtgagctcttacaagaaaggttgatttaaaagaaacaaaagagttcaattattggaagagaagattctatgtacatatctaaacttaatgttgtcaagcttaactagtaatattctatttatcaaataaagtcttatgaactcctaatataatttattctaaattttcaagaaaggaacacggtccttcctagttcaattcaagacaataaagaaatataaacctatacatcttcttcctaaaaagtgtaatcaatcataagaGATAGAGGGTACTATTGATGTCTCTAAGCACCACCTAAGATGAGgcggtgtgtgtgtgtgtgtgtgtgtgtgtgtgtgtgtgtgtgtgtgtgtgtgtgtgtgtgtgtgtgtgtgtgtgtgtgtgtgtgtgtgtgtgtgtgtgtgtgtgtgtgtgtgtgtgtgtgtgtgtgtgtgtgtgtgtgtgtgtgtgtgtgtgtgtgtgtgtgtgtgtgtgtgtgtgtgtgtgtgtgtgtgtgtgtgtgtgtgtgtgtgtgtgtgtgtgtgtgtgtgtgtgtgtgtgtgtgtgtgtgtgtgtgtgtgtgtgtgtgtgtgtgtgtgtgtgtgtgtgtgtgtgtgtgtgtgtgtgtgtgtgtgtgtgtgtgtgtgtgtgtgtgtgtgtgtgtgtgtgtgtgtgtgtgtgtgtgtgtgtgtgtgtgtgtgtgtgtgtgtgtgtgtgtgtgtgtgtgtgtgtgtgtgtgtgtgtgtgtgtgtgtgtgtgtgtgtgtgtgtgtgtgtgtgtgtgtgtgtgtgtgtgtgtgtgtgtgtgtgtgtgtgtgtgtgtgtgtgtgtgtgtgtgtgtgtgtgtgtgtgtgtgtgtgtgtgtgtgtgtgtgtgtgtgtgtgtgtgtgtgtgtgatatagtgctttaaaaaaaaaactaaggtAATAGGGGTATCATAGTAGCAAAGTTAACAATACTGATTAATTCTCACATTAGACTTGTTGGTAGAAGTAGCTGAGTAACTATAGACTACATGTTAGTGACGTGTTTTGGTTAATTCACATTTTAAGGTTAtcacaatataatttatttatgtatgaaaacgtaaaatatatatttgtatatattttgtggATGTAAAGTATATTTTATGTATGAAAGAAGTCTCAAATTTGGAACATCTTTCAAGAAATGGGTTGGTTTGGGTTATATAGAGTTAAAATGTGTCTAACCCATAATTATATGACCTATCATTTTTCAACCCAATAAGTCATGACCTACTCTTAACATAACCCTTTACTACAAAAAAAATGGATTGAGTTAGCTAAGTTAAATGGTTTGGCCCATATTTTGTTCACCCCTAAGTCCGAGAAGAGAGCGAGAGAGTAGAGGAAGGAGAGAGGTGAgaatgttttaaaaaataagagggAATTTTAGGATACAAAAGTTGGCCTAATTGGCCAATATTAGTTAACTTTAGTTTAGAGAAAAAATTTTAACTTaatagataaatattttatCAAACTTCCCAACTGAATTGTCAAAATTGCCAACTAAAACCTCACCAGCCATTGAGAAGAATTATATGAGGAAAAAGTAAACTTTCCAAATAAGTTGAGTCCATAATTAACACTtccttattttttcaacttctaCATAAAAATCATTACTTGCTTGTCCAAGTTGCTTACAACTTTTTCATATTGCTCTTCATGCTTTAATTTTTGACCATTTTTGTTCTATTGATCCCATATGCTTCACCAATAATTTTGTGCTTAGCTTACTTTCCCATGTGAATTCAATAAGATTTTTCCCCACAccacaatttttatatttatgtctAAACAAAtgctattattttttattatgaagaTTGAGTAGGAAAAATTTAcactaataatatttattgtacTCTGCACACAATTTATTAGATACATCTAGGGTCCACTCAGcctaaaaacttatttttttttatttttttttaataattttcaaaaatatcatatatttttttataaatagttcgataatttttattcttttaaggctaattaggatttttgccccctgaactttaacatgtaccacatcatgtcccctgaacttttaaggctattgaaaatgccccctgaactattgagattgttggatttaaggacttttgtctaattttattcaattttactatttcaatgattgtttatgtaccaAACCATGttccccaaactttgatatctaccaaatcatgcccttcgAACTTTGAAATGcactaaattatgccccctgaactttcatccatattagactttttttactaaaattagaaaaaagtccttaaatccaacaatctcaatagttcagggggcattttcaatgaccttaaaaattcaaggggcatgatttagtacatgtcaaaattcaggggacaaaaatcctaattaacttTCTTTTAAAGCCTACTCTATTTTAAGACCAGTCCTTGCAAAATCTCTTAGCAAAACATAACTAAGAACCAAACAATTGATTTTTATAAAATGTAAACAAACCAATTAACAAAAGCTTTTCAAGAAAACGTCATTTTAGCTTTCAACAAGAATCTTCAATtcatttttgtttaaaaaatcttcaattcataaaatttcaaataCTTTAAAACCGTTTTAAAAAGGGGaattttcattttctttatAGGTTTTAAAGTATAGATTTGTGTATGGTAACAAGTTTCACCTCTATTTATTCGGATACCTAATTACCTTTacttaattttcttatattttttaacttttcattaaattttttccataaaatatttttttttaaaattaaaaatcatatttttgcacaaatactataaaaattccataaaatttataatttcctcttaaaaaaaaatgggggTCAATatgcaaaaataacaaaacacaaGTGCCCAATTTGAAAATTCAACATAATTAAATTCGAACGCAACTTTCTTGGCCGATAACTTTTCCATAAATGACATTTATATCCCTACTTTCCCAAATTCATTGAATCTTACACTAAAGACCATTAAGAATACAATACACCCGCGATGCACCAGATTATGGTTTCCTTATTTGTGTTTACGAGGGGTACCATGATACGAGGACGAGGAGGGCTATAAAATCCGAATTTGCCTCTTCTAATCAGACCTCTTTCATTGGCTTTTCGCTCCCACAACCCATAACTCAATTGTTGAGTGTTCTCTTCTTCTTTCACATAAGGGCTTTAAAGGGTACTCTTCTTTGTCTCTACTTTTGTTTCTTATTACTTGTTTTGATGTGATATGATCTTGGGCTCtgtatttgtttttgtttaaaaaagataacttttttgaggtttttgttgcgtttttttatttgggtattgttgtttttgtgtttttgTATTGAACTCGCAAAAGGGTCTTTTTTGATCCAATCAGTATTGCATCGTTAGATCTCTGCGTGGTTTTAGCTTTGTTTTTTCTTAAATGGGTTTGATTGTAAGGATTGAAAGTTTAGAGCTTGATTGTGACCTTTGATTGAATAGTTTTGTATTAGGAATATTGAAATCCTAATGTGACATTCTTTGTTTTGTCtagttattgttattattttactGTGATGAAGTGatgtttttctttttgacaAACCTGATGAACAGAtgttttaaaatatcttttttgaatagtcaaaattttggatttATGTTCCTTGTGATgattttttatgtataaaaCAAATTTAGgccattttagttttttatcattttaagggactttttttttgtttgcatTTGTAGATTCATTCCAATCTGATCTTGTTGGGTAATTCTAATCATTATAGATATAATGCAAATTTTCAATTGTTGAAACCCCTTCGGTTTATTGCTCAAATGATCATATCAAATGCTTAGTTTGAAAAAGaattatattagaaaaatttacacctaaaattttactatttctatttatttattttttttttggaataataTAATGTTAATGTAATatgaaaacaatttttttagaaCAACTTTAAACCAACAACCCACATgtctatttagaaaaatatccataaaacattaaaaaatattgtagATCCATTAaaaagtaaacttttgtaatttttgagtATTTATGAAGTAATCCCATAATAAAACCTCTTCCTTTTGTTGTACGAGTAAATACAAATgtgatatacatatatatatatctaaagaGTTCATTCTCTCATTACAAATGTGATACATATTTTCTTCAGGAGTCTTTTGTTGAAAAGCAATGGCTGAGAAGCACCAACAACCATCTGTGATGCAAAAATTTGCCGGTCAAGTCCACTTGGGCTCCAGCCTTTCCAACGATATTCAAAACCGCTACGCTGCTCTTCCAAGGCCTGCGGTCCATCAAAGGCGTTTCTCGTATGGAAATTACTCAAAAACTGCAGCATTGCAGTCTCCTATGATGCCTTCAAGCCAAGTTGATCTGTCAATGATCACTTCGGCCTCATCGCCTGTTTTTGTCCAAGCTCCTTCAGAGAAAGGAATTGCTGGCTTTGCCATTGATTTTCTCATGGGTGGAGTTTCAGCTGCTGTGTCCAAAACCGCTGCTGCCCCAATCGAGCGTGTGAAGCTCTTGATTCAAAACCAGGATGAAATGATCAAGGCCGGTAGGCTCTCTGAACCTTACAAGGGTATTGGAGAATGCTTTCGCCGTACTATCAAAGATGAAGGATTTGGTTCATTGTGGAGAGGAAACACAGCTAATGTCATCCGTTATTTCCCAACTCAGGTTCGAATATCTTGATTGGAATCTTCTGTTTCCCAACTTGTTGATTTTGTCTAAGCTGACATTATTGCTTTGTCTTTAACATTTTAGGCTTTGAACTTTGCATTCAAAGACTATTTCAAGAGACTCTTTAACTTCAAGAAAGACAGGGATGGTTACTGGAAATGGTTTGCTGGTAACTTGGCTTCGGGTGGTGCTGCTGGTGCCTCTTCTTTGCTCTTTGTTTACTCTCTTGACTATGCCAGAACCCGTCTAGCAAATGATTCTAAGGCAGCAAAGAAGGGAGGAGAGAGGCAATTTAACGGCTTGGTTGATGTCTACAGAAAGACTCTAAAGTCTGATGGTATTGCTGGCCTTTACCGCGGTTTCAACATTTCTTGTGTTGGTATCATTGTCTACCGTGGTTTGTACTTCGGAATGTATGATTCTTTGAAGCCTGTGATCCTAACTGGAAAGATGCAGGTAAAGATTCGGTTATGATTAACAGTTtcttgtaatttgaattttgttgTGAATGTTCTTAAGCTAATAACTCTATTCTCTTTTCGAAACATTTTTCAGGATAGTTTCTTTGCTAGTTTTGCTCTCGGTTGGGTTATCACCAACGGTGCAGGTCTTGCTTCGTACCCAATTGACACCGTTCGCAGAAGAATGATGATGACATCAGGCGAAGCCGTTAAGTACAAGAGTTCATTCGATGCATTCTCTCAAATTCTTAAGAATGAGGGTGCCAAATCTCTCTTCAAGGGAGCTGGTGCCAACATCCTACGTGCTGTCGCTGGTGCTGGTGTCCTTGCCGGTTATGACAAGCTTCAGGTCATTGTTTTCGGAAAGAAGTATGGTTCTGGGGGAGCTTAAACTAGTTGAAATTGAAAGAGTTGCATAACAACTTGGACCAGATTTTGCCTTGGACAATGATGAAAATGTTAATTGTTTTTTCATAGATTTAGAGAGGTTTATGTCTTTAAGAATTGGTTCCTTTTTAAAAAAggatactcttttttttttttgttgcataATCATTGGATTATAAGGGCCGTTGTTGAAGGCTGCTCAACTCATTTTGCTagtctttattattatatttgatatCATCACCAAGTTTGGTGCATTTTTTGACTTGGACTGTGTCATTGTCATGTTCAGTTATTTTTCATTGGTAGTTT from Cannabis sativa cultivar Pink pepper isolate KNU-18-1 chromosome 4, ASM2916894v1, whole genome shotgun sequence carries:
- the LOC133037400 gene encoding ADP,ATP carrier protein 1, mitochondrial, which codes for MAEKHQQPSVMQKFAGQVHLGSSLSNDIQNRYAALPRPAVHQRRFSYGNYSKTAALQSPMMPSSQVDLSMITSASSPVFVQAPSEKGIAGFAIDFLMGGVSAAVSKTAAAPIERVKLLIQNQDEMIKAGRLSEPYKGIGECFRRTIKDEGFGSLWRGNTANVIRYFPTQALNFAFKDYFKRLFNFKKDRDGYWKWFAGNLASGGAAGASSLLFVYSLDYARTRLANDSKAAKKGGERQFNGLVDVYRKTLKSDGIAGLYRGFNISCVGIIVYRGLYFGMYDSLKPVILTGKMQDSFFASFALGWVITNGAGLASYPIDTVRRRMMMTSGEAVKYKSSFDAFSQILKNEGAKSLFKGAGANILRAVAGAGVLAGYDKLQVIVFGKKYGSGGA